A stretch of Prunus dulcis chromosome 6, ALMONDv2, whole genome shotgun sequence DNA encodes these proteins:
- the LOC117632710 gene encoding chromatin assembly factor 1 subunit FAS2 isoform X2 — MKGGTVQINWHDTKPVLTLDFHPTSGTLATGGADFDIKLWLINSSETQKKLPAASYQNSLSYHSSAVNVLRFSPSGGELIVWKLHATETSTTWKVLKTLSFHRKDVLDLQWSTDGAFLISGSVDNSCIIWDVNRGSVHQILDAHAHYVQGVAWDPLANYAASLSSDRTCRIYVKKAQSKAKGAEKTNYVCQHVISKAEPPLLDDSKSAKYHLFHDETLPSFFRRLAWSPDGSFLLVPAGSYKISSALETINTAYVFSRKDLSRPALQLPGACKPVVAVRFCPLLFSLRGSNQSGFFKLPHRIVFAVATLNSLYIYDTESVPPIAIFAGLHYAAITDIAWSPNAQYLGLSSQDGYCTLVEFENDELGSPICSSEEKKVMRDENKSPVQKPEDMVIEATKNDSLIAEDNGRTVERNQQKKAERKEEKVMGEHNKRPAEKAEDMVIESTATDSLVAADNGNSEAEGNRKTELETKAKEVVDLQNRSPVENPEDMVVEVTANDSLVAACNAKSEAERNEGITESQSSMKTATVNKPTKRRITPMAIDP; from the exons atgaaaggagGCACAGTTCAGATCAACTGGCACGACACTAAGCCGGTACTAACCCTAGATTTCCACCCAACTTCTGGTACTCTCGCTACTGGTGGCGCCGATTTCGACATCAAG CTTTGGTTAATAAATTCGAGCGAAACACAGAAGAAACTCCCAGCAGCTTCATATCAAAATAGCCTTTCTTACCATAGTTCTGCTGTAAATGTCCTTCGCTTCTCTCCTTCTG GAGGTGAGCTGATTGTATGGAAGTTGCATGCAACAGAAACTAGCACAACGTGGAAGGTCCTTAAGACATTGTC ATTTCACCGCAAAGATGTGCTGGACCTCCAGTGGTCTACTGATGGTGCATTTCTCATCTCTGGGTCAGTTGATAATTCTTGCATCATATGGGATGTGAACAGAG GTTCTGTCCATCAGATTCTGGACGCCCATGCCCATTATGTTCAAGGTGTGGCATGGGACCCATTGGCCAACTACGCTGCTTCCCTAAGTTCAGATAGAACTTGTCGCATTTATGTAAAAAAAGCTCAATCAAAAGCAAAAGGTGCCGAGAAGACAAATTATGTTTGCCAGCATGTTATTTCAAAGGCCGAGCCTCCACTGTTGGATGATTCTAAG TCTGCAAAATACCATCTCTTTCATGATGAGACGTTGCCATCTTTCTTTCGAAGATTAGCATGGTCACCTGATGGATCATTTCTACTTGTTCCAGCAG GTTCCTACAAAATATCATCTGCACTGGAGACAATAAATACAGCTTATGTTTTTTCTAGAAAGGACCTTTCAAG GCCTGCTCTACAGCTCCCTGGTGCCTGCAAACCTGTTGTAGCAGTTCGTTTCTGCCCTTTGCTCTTTAGCCTGCGGGGGTCAAATCAAT CTGGGTTCTTTAAGCTTCCCCATCGTATTGTTTTTGCTGTGGCCACTTTAAATTCTTTGTACATTTATGACACAGAGAGTGTTCCTCCAATTGCAATCTTTGCTGGTCTTCACTATGCAGCCATAACAGACATTGCATG GTCACCCAACGCCCAATACCTAGGATTGTCTTCTCAAGATGGTTACTGCACGTTGGTagaatttgaaaatgatgAACTGGGATCACCTATCTGTTCATCAG AGGAAAAGAAAGTCATGCGTGACGAAAACAAAAGCCCAGTTCAGAAGCCAGAGGACATGGTAATTGAAGCTACTAAAAATGATAGTCTTATCGCTGAAGATAATGGAAGAACTGTAGAAAGgaatcaacaaaaaaaagctgaaaggaaagaagagaaagtcaTGGGTGAACACAATAAAAGGCCAGCTGAGAAGGCAGAGGACATGGTAATTGAATCTACTGCAACTGACAGTCTTGTTGCAGCAGATAATGGAAATTCAGAAGCAGAAGGGAATCGAAAAACAGAATTAGAAACGAAAGCAAAAGAAGTTGTCGATTTACAGAACAGAAGTCCAGTTGAGAACCCAGAGGACATGGTAGTTGAAGTTACTGCAAATGATAGTCTTGTTGCAGCATGTAATGCAAAATCAGAAGCAGAAAGGAATGAAGGGATAACAGAATCTCAAAGCTCAATGAAGACTGCTACTGTAAATAAGCCTACCAAAAGGCGTATTACGCCTATGGCAATCGACCCTTGA
- the LOC117632710 gene encoding chromatin assembly factor 1 subunit FAS2 isoform X1, which produces MKGGTVQINWHDTKPVLTLDFHPTSGTLATGGADFDIKLWLINSSETQKKLPAASYQNSLSYHSSAVNVLRFSPSGEQLASGADGGELIVWKLHATETSTTWKVLKTLSFHRKDVLDLQWSTDGAFLISGSVDNSCIIWDVNRGSVHQILDAHAHYVQGVAWDPLANYAASLSSDRTCRIYVKKAQSKAKGAEKTNYVCQHVISKAEPPLLDDSKSAKYHLFHDETLPSFFRRLAWSPDGSFLLVPAGSYKISSALETINTAYVFSRKDLSRPALQLPGACKPVVAVRFCPLLFSLRGSNQSGFFKLPHRIVFAVATLNSLYIYDTESVPPIAIFAGLHYAAITDIAWSPNAQYLGLSSQDGYCTLVEFENDELGSPICSSEEKKVMRDENKSPVQKPEDMVIEATKNDSLIAEDNGRTVERNQQKKAERKEEKVMGEHNKRPAEKAEDMVIESTATDSLVAADNGNSEAEGNRKTELETKAKEVVDLQNRSPVENPEDMVVEVTANDSLVAACNAKSEAERNEGITESQSSMKTATVNKPTKRRITPMAIDP; this is translated from the exons atgaaaggagGCACAGTTCAGATCAACTGGCACGACACTAAGCCGGTACTAACCCTAGATTTCCACCCAACTTCTGGTACTCTCGCTACTGGTGGCGCCGATTTCGACATCAAG CTTTGGTTAATAAATTCGAGCGAAACACAGAAGAAACTCCCAGCAGCTTCATATCAAAATAGCCTTTCTTACCATAGTTCTGCTGTAAATGTCCTTCGCTTCTCTCCTTCTG GAGAACAGCTTGCCTCTGGTGCAGATG GAGGTGAGCTGATTGTATGGAAGTTGCATGCAACAGAAACTAGCACAACGTGGAAGGTCCTTAAGACATTGTC ATTTCACCGCAAAGATGTGCTGGACCTCCAGTGGTCTACTGATGGTGCATTTCTCATCTCTGGGTCAGTTGATAATTCTTGCATCATATGGGATGTGAACAGAG GTTCTGTCCATCAGATTCTGGACGCCCATGCCCATTATGTTCAAGGTGTGGCATGGGACCCATTGGCCAACTACGCTGCTTCCCTAAGTTCAGATAGAACTTGTCGCATTTATGTAAAAAAAGCTCAATCAAAAGCAAAAGGTGCCGAGAAGACAAATTATGTTTGCCAGCATGTTATTTCAAAGGCCGAGCCTCCACTGTTGGATGATTCTAAG TCTGCAAAATACCATCTCTTTCATGATGAGACGTTGCCATCTTTCTTTCGAAGATTAGCATGGTCACCTGATGGATCATTTCTACTTGTTCCAGCAG GTTCCTACAAAATATCATCTGCACTGGAGACAATAAATACAGCTTATGTTTTTTCTAGAAAGGACCTTTCAAG GCCTGCTCTACAGCTCCCTGGTGCCTGCAAACCTGTTGTAGCAGTTCGTTTCTGCCCTTTGCTCTTTAGCCTGCGGGGGTCAAATCAAT CTGGGTTCTTTAAGCTTCCCCATCGTATTGTTTTTGCTGTGGCCACTTTAAATTCTTTGTACATTTATGACACAGAGAGTGTTCCTCCAATTGCAATCTTTGCTGGTCTTCACTATGCAGCCATAACAGACATTGCATG GTCACCCAACGCCCAATACCTAGGATTGTCTTCTCAAGATGGTTACTGCACGTTGGTagaatttgaaaatgatgAACTGGGATCACCTATCTGTTCATCAG AGGAAAAGAAAGTCATGCGTGACGAAAACAAAAGCCCAGTTCAGAAGCCAGAGGACATGGTAATTGAAGCTACTAAAAATGATAGTCTTATCGCTGAAGATAATGGAAGAACTGTAGAAAGgaatcaacaaaaaaaagctgaaaggaaagaagagaaagtcaTGGGTGAACACAATAAAAGGCCAGCTGAGAAGGCAGAGGACATGGTAATTGAATCTACTGCAACTGACAGTCTTGTTGCAGCAGATAATGGAAATTCAGAAGCAGAAGGGAATCGAAAAACAGAATTAGAAACGAAAGCAAAAGAAGTTGTCGATTTACAGAACAGAAGTCCAGTTGAGAACCCAGAGGACATGGTAGTTGAAGTTACTGCAAATGATAGTCTTGTTGCAGCATGTAATGCAAAATCAGAAGCAGAAAGGAATGAAGGGATAACAGAATCTCAAAGCTCAATGAAGACTGCTACTGTAAATAAGCCTACCAAAAGGCGTATTACGCCTATGGCAATCGACCCTTGA
- the LOC117631615 gene encoding WD repeat-containing protein 44-like isoform X1: MLSSDDGENDVFFDSVDLSSQESIVAKEEPGCSKLEYEIWMNEPPSVKERRESFLRKMGLAEFDSAKCGSVEMEMESGALSKMMGLQRLLECSRAASSSCISSSSYIEENLRCCRREGDNQANLMLNELDRNLQDKLNLVSIQEAVRIISPSATDSSQREVEAPVEECGNSHEGRKKKESWWKQFINKTKRRGGKVVFEGSKPDTEILKQNRMKVQQNSKRCMEFAALCNGQEIRAHKGFIGAMKFSPDGQYLATGGEDGVVRIWCVTLTDASCNYLPAEGNFDSKLKKIKSGYRVIFPDKGFRIEESPLQEFHGHSSDVLDLAWSNSNCLLSSSMDKTVRLWEVGCSQCLNVFHHNDYVTCIQFNPLNDNYFLSGSIDGKVRVWGLFEKRVVDWADVRDVITAICYQPDGKGFVVGSVTGTCHFYEVSGEYLQLVVQMHIHGRTKTSGNQITGIQFSQEKLQRVMITSEDSKIRIFEGVELIKKYKGLPKSGCQMSTSFTSNGKHIISVGEDSHVYLWDYDGFCVSSSKQIRSVKSCEHFFCEGVSVAVPWSGMRPEQRSLETANGRYCSQRQGHLEPAYGSRDAERFSLGSWLFSNGPCRGSATWPEEELPPRAPQHQDHQHHHHHHHNHPARPDTWGLVIVTAGCDGTIRTFHNYGLPVRL, encoded by the exons ATGCTGAGCTCTGATGATGGAGAAAATGATGTGTTCTTCGACTCGGTGGACTTATCATCTCAAGAGTCAATTGTAGCAAAAGAGGAACCGGGGTGTAGTAAGTTGGAGTATGAAATTTGGATGAATGAGCCACCAAGTGTTAAGGAAAGACGGGAGAGTTTTCTACGAAAGATGGGTTTAGCTGAATTTGATTCTGCAAAGTGTGGTTCTGTGGAGATGGAAATGGAATCTGGTGCCTTATCAAAGATGATGGGATTGCAAAGACTTTTGGAATGCAGTAGAGCTGCCTCAAGCTCTTGCATCTCTTCTTCTAGTTatattgaagaaaatttgCGTTGTTGTAGAAGGGAAGGGGACAATCAAGCAAATCTTATGCTGAATGAATTAGATAGAAACCTACAAGATAAGTTGAATTTAGTCTCCATCCAGGAGGCTGTTCGTATTATTTCACCTTCTGCTACAGATTCTTCCCAGAGAGAAGTTGAGGCTCCAGTAGAAGAATGTGGGAATTCACATGAGGGtagaaagaagaaggagagTTGGTGGAAACAGTTTATAAACAAGACGAAGAGAAGAGGAGGGAAAGTTGTATTTGAGGGATCAAAACCAGATACCGAAATACTCAAACAAAATAGGATGAAGGTCCAGCAGAACAGTAAGAGGTGTATGGAGTTCGCTGCATTATGCAATGGGCAAGAAATTCGTGCGCACAAGGGGTTTATAGGGGCTATGAAGTTTAGTCCTGATGGCCAATATCTTGCAACTGGTGGTGAAGATGGGGTCGTACGCATTTGGTGTGTTACATTAACAGATGCCTCTTGTAATTACTTACCAGCTGAAGGCAACTTTGATAGCAAACTTAAAAAGATCAAGTCTGGTTATCGAGTGATCTTTCCTGATAAGGGTTTTCGAATTGAAGAGTCACCACTGCAAGAGTTCCATGGCCATTCGAGTGATGTGTTAGATCTTGCTTGGTCAAATTCAAAT tgtcttctttcttcttcaatggATAAAACTGTTCGTCTGTGGGAAGTTGGTTGCAGTCAGTGCCTAAATGTTTTCCATCACAATGATTACG TGACATGCATTCAGTTCAACCCTCTCAATGACAATTACTTCCTAAGTGGATCAATTGATGGAAAAGTTCGAGTTTGGGGCCTTTTTGAGAAGCGAGTTGTTGATTGGGCTGATGTGCGAGATGTTATAACTGCTATATGTTATCAACCAGATGGGAAA GGGTTTGTAGTTGGTTCTGTTACAGGCACTTGCCACTTCTATGAAGTATCAG GGGAATATCTTCAGCTGGTTGTGCAAATGCATATTCATGGCAGAACTAAAACCTCTGGCAACCAAATCACTGGCATCCAG TTTTCCCAGGAAAAGTTGCAAAGAGTTATGATAACATCAGAAGACTCGAAAATCCGTATATTTGAGGGAGTAGAACTtataaagaaatacaaag GGCTTCCAAAGTCAGGATGTCAGATGTCAACTTCTTTCACATCGAATGGGAAACATATAATCTCAGTTGGAGAGGACTCGCATGTTTATTTATGGGACTATGATGGCTTTTGTGTCTCATCCTCCAAACAAATAAGATCTGTTAAATCCTGTGAGCATTTCTTCTGTGAAGGTGTGTCTGTTGCAGTACCTTGGTCAGGCATGAGACCTGAACAAAGGAGCCTAGAAACTGCTAATGGGCGATATTGCTCACAAAGACAAGGCCATCTAGAGCCTGCTTATGGAAGCAGAGATGCAGAACGTTTTTCCCTTGGAAGTTGGTTATTCTCAAATGGTCCGTGCAGGGGCTCTGCAACTTGGCCTGAGGAGGAACTCCCTCCACGGGCTCCGCAACATCAAGATCATcagcaccaccaccaccaccaccacaatcaCCCTGCTAGACCAGATACATGGGGGCTTGTCATTGTAACTGCTGGATGTGATGGAACAATCAGGACATTCCATAACTATGGATTGCCCGTCAGGCTCTAA
- the LOC117631615 gene encoding WD repeat-containing protein 44-like isoform X2, whose amino-acid sequence MNEPPSVKERRESFLRKMGLAEFDSAKCGSVEMEMESGALSKMMGLQRLLECSRAASSSCISSSSYIEENLRCCRREGDNQANLMLNELDRNLQDKLNLVSIQEAVRIISPSATDSSQREVEAPVEECGNSHEGRKKKESWWKQFINKTKRRGGKVVFEGSKPDTEILKQNRMKVQQNSKRCMEFAALCNGQEIRAHKGFIGAMKFSPDGQYLATGGEDGVVRIWCVTLTDASCNYLPAEGNFDSKLKKIKSGYRVIFPDKGFRIEESPLQEFHGHSSDVLDLAWSNSNCLLSSSMDKTVRLWEVGCSQCLNVFHHNDYVTCIQFNPLNDNYFLSGSIDGKVRVWGLFEKRVVDWADVRDVITAICYQPDGKGFVVGSVTGTCHFYEVSGEYLQLVVQMHIHGRTKTSGNQITGIQFSQEKLQRVMITSEDSKIRIFEGVELIKKYKGLPKSGCQMSTSFTSNGKHIISVGEDSHVYLWDYDGFCVSSSKQIRSVKSCEHFFCEGVSVAVPWSGMRPEQRSLETANGRYCSQRQGHLEPAYGSRDAERFSLGSWLFSNGPCRGSATWPEEELPPRAPQHQDHQHHHHHHHNHPARPDTWGLVIVTAGCDGTIRTFHNYGLPVRL is encoded by the exons ATGAATGAGCCACCAAGTGTTAAGGAAAGACGGGAGAGTTTTCTACGAAAGATGGGTTTAGCTGAATTTGATTCTGCAAAGTGTGGTTCTGTGGAGATGGAAATGGAATCTGGTGCCTTATCAAAGATGATGGGATTGCAAAGACTTTTGGAATGCAGTAGAGCTGCCTCAAGCTCTTGCATCTCTTCTTCTAGTTatattgaagaaaatttgCGTTGTTGTAGAAGGGAAGGGGACAATCAAGCAAATCTTATGCTGAATGAATTAGATAGAAACCTACAAGATAAGTTGAATTTAGTCTCCATCCAGGAGGCTGTTCGTATTATTTCACCTTCTGCTACAGATTCTTCCCAGAGAGAAGTTGAGGCTCCAGTAGAAGAATGTGGGAATTCACATGAGGGtagaaagaagaaggagagTTGGTGGAAACAGTTTATAAACAAGACGAAGAGAAGAGGAGGGAAAGTTGTATTTGAGGGATCAAAACCAGATACCGAAATACTCAAACAAAATAGGATGAAGGTCCAGCAGAACAGTAAGAGGTGTATGGAGTTCGCTGCATTATGCAATGGGCAAGAAATTCGTGCGCACAAGGGGTTTATAGGGGCTATGAAGTTTAGTCCTGATGGCCAATATCTTGCAACTGGTGGTGAAGATGGGGTCGTACGCATTTGGTGTGTTACATTAACAGATGCCTCTTGTAATTACTTACCAGCTGAAGGCAACTTTGATAGCAAACTTAAAAAGATCAAGTCTGGTTATCGAGTGATCTTTCCTGATAAGGGTTTTCGAATTGAAGAGTCACCACTGCAAGAGTTCCATGGCCATTCGAGTGATGTGTTAGATCTTGCTTGGTCAAATTCAAAT tgtcttctttcttcttcaatggATAAAACTGTTCGTCTGTGGGAAGTTGGTTGCAGTCAGTGCCTAAATGTTTTCCATCACAATGATTACG TGACATGCATTCAGTTCAACCCTCTCAATGACAATTACTTCCTAAGTGGATCAATTGATGGAAAAGTTCGAGTTTGGGGCCTTTTTGAGAAGCGAGTTGTTGATTGGGCTGATGTGCGAGATGTTATAACTGCTATATGTTATCAACCAGATGGGAAA GGGTTTGTAGTTGGTTCTGTTACAGGCACTTGCCACTTCTATGAAGTATCAG GGGAATATCTTCAGCTGGTTGTGCAAATGCATATTCATGGCAGAACTAAAACCTCTGGCAACCAAATCACTGGCATCCAG TTTTCCCAGGAAAAGTTGCAAAGAGTTATGATAACATCAGAAGACTCGAAAATCCGTATATTTGAGGGAGTAGAACTtataaagaaatacaaag GGCTTCCAAAGTCAGGATGTCAGATGTCAACTTCTTTCACATCGAATGGGAAACATATAATCTCAGTTGGAGAGGACTCGCATGTTTATTTATGGGACTATGATGGCTTTTGTGTCTCATCCTCCAAACAAATAAGATCTGTTAAATCCTGTGAGCATTTCTTCTGTGAAGGTGTGTCTGTTGCAGTACCTTGGTCAGGCATGAGACCTGAACAAAGGAGCCTAGAAACTGCTAATGGGCGATATTGCTCACAAAGACAAGGCCATCTAGAGCCTGCTTATGGAAGCAGAGATGCAGAACGTTTTTCCCTTGGAAGTTGGTTATTCTCAAATGGTCCGTGCAGGGGCTCTGCAACTTGGCCTGAGGAGGAACTCCCTCCACGGGCTCCGCAACATCAAGATCATcagcaccaccaccaccaccaccacaatcaCCCTGCTAGACCAGATACATGGGGGCTTGTCATTGTAACTGCTGGATGTGATGGAACAATCAGGACATTCCATAACTATGGATTGCCCGTCAGGCTCTAA